One genomic segment of Dehalogenimonas alkenigignens includes these proteins:
- a CDS encoding phosphoglucomutase/phosphomannomutase family protein: MTNNPAAAIKFGTDGWRGLIARDFTFDNVAICASAYARYLKESGFGKRGIVIGYDTRFLSEAFAKEAALVICAAGIKVTLSCRAVPTPIVSWSVLNAKAGGGVVITASHNPGIWNGFKIKSETGSSAPTETITRVEKHLKAFIDSAETPKKMTEDDAGKAGLLVVADLVPPYLEHLGKLVNLNALQKTKFKIVVDSMHGAGAGLFRDLLGDGYDLIEIKGEPNPAFPGMHQPEPIDINLKELEARVVAEGADVGIATDGDADRIGIVDENGVFVTQLQVMSLLALYFLDTRAERGALVKTITTSSMLNDLGKLYGVPVFETPVGFKYIAPIMERENAVLGGEESGGYGFRNHVLERDAMAAGLYFLDFMAHTGKNPAELLQWLYSKVGKHDYHRIDVQFDGEERTAVIARLEAANPAEIDGRKVTRDTVDGFRFTFPDGAWLLFRASGTEPLLRIYAEADSPERVDRLLKIGRQMAGV, from the coding sequence ATGACCAACAACCCGGCTGCCGCCATCAAATTCGGCACTGACGGCTGGCGCGGCCTCATCGCCCGGGACTTTACGTTTGACAACGTGGCCATCTGCGCTTCGGCCTACGCCCGCTACTTGAAGGAATCCGGATTTGGTAAACGCGGCATCGTTATCGGTTACGATACCCGCTTCCTGTCGGAAGCCTTCGCTAAAGAGGCGGCGCTCGTCATCTGCGCTGCCGGTATCAAGGTAACCCTGTCCTGCCGCGCCGTGCCGACGCCGATTGTTTCCTGGTCCGTCTTGAACGCCAAGGCCGGCGGCGGCGTGGTCATTACGGCCTCCCACAACCCCGGCATCTGGAACGGCTTTAAGATCAAGTCGGAGACCGGATCGAGCGCCCCGACCGAGACCATCACCCGGGTTGAAAAACACCTTAAAGCATTCATCGACAGCGCAGAAACGCCGAAGAAGATGACCGAGGACGACGCCGGAAAAGCCGGATTGCTGGTGGTCGCCGATCTGGTGCCGCCATACCTTGAACACCTCGGCAAGCTGGTCAACCTGAATGCCCTCCAAAAAACTAAATTCAAGATCGTCGTCGACTCCATGCACGGCGCCGGCGCCGGGCTATTCCGCGACCTCCTCGGCGATGGTTATGACCTTATCGAGATCAAGGGCGAGCCTAACCCAGCCTTCCCCGGCATGCATCAGCCGGAACCGATAGATATCAATCTCAAGGAGCTTGAGGCTAGGGTGGTGGCTGAAGGCGCAGATGTCGGCATTGCCACCGACGGGGACGCCGACCGCATCGGCATCGTCGACGAAAACGGCGTCTTCGTAACCCAACTCCAGGTAATGTCGCTTTTGGCGCTTTACTTCCTGGACACCCGCGCCGAACGCGGTGCCTTGGTCAAGACCATTACCACCTCCAGCATGTTGAACGACCTGGGGAAACTGTACGGCGTGCCGGTTTTCGAAACCCCGGTTGGTTTCAAATACATCGCCCCGATTATGGAACGGGAGAACGCTGTGCTGGGCGGCGAGGAGTCCGGCGGCTACGGCTTTCGAAACCATGTCCTTGAACGTGATGCCATGGCCGCCGGGCTCTATTTTCTGGATTTCATGGCCCACACCGGCAAGAACCCCGCCGAACTTTTACAGTGGCTCTATTCCAAAGTAGGCAAACACGACTACCACCGCATCGACGTCCAGTTCGACGGCGAGGAACGCACCGCCGTCATCGCCCGTCTCGAGGCGGCCAATCCAGCTGAAATCGATGGGCGTAAAGTTACGCGTGACACCGTCGATGGCTTCCGTTTTACCTTCCCTGACGGCGCCTGGCTGTTGTTCCGGGCTTCCGGCACCGAACCGCTGCTGCGCATCTACGCCGAAGCCGACAGCCCGGAACGCGTTGATCGGCTGCTTAAAATTGGTCGGCAGATGGCTGGAGTCTAG